A single genomic interval of Spinacia oleracea cultivar Varoflay chromosome 6, BTI_SOV_V1, whole genome shotgun sequence harbors:
- the LOC130462734 gene encoding uncharacterized protein produces the protein MPRSRLRMISALGGAIRAMCHVLIGTRRHGNFAHNICPSRRAFLETHSGAFIGDFRRVPTTIRRFPATRRLILFLVTLIPFFAKLISFFAKLILFFTKYFADLSRGRNEQAIGGGYWEGRYDRLDGGHL, from the exons atgcctcggagtagacttcgtatgatttctgctttagggggcgcaatacgtgccatgtgtcacgtcctcattggtacacgaaggcacggtaattttgcccacaacatttgcccctcaagaagggcatttctggaaacacattccgg agctttcataggcgatttccggcgtgttcctaccaccatcaggcgatttccggccaccaggagactcatccttttcctcgtcacactcatcccgttcttcgcgaaactcatctcgttcttcgcgaaactcatcctgttcttcaccaagtacttcgcagatctttcaag aggaaggaatgagcaagctatcggcggcggatattgggaagggcgatatgaccgattggatggcggacatctatga